One genomic segment of Peribacillus sp. FSL H8-0477 includes these proteins:
- a CDS encoding shikimate kinase, translating to MNSTDRLLKEKSIVFIGFMGAGKTTIGKLVANKLSRQFIDIDKEIETEYKMTTSAFFKTYGEQAFRQKEKSLISQFSHQPGKVISVGGGAFLQEEVQQICLSNSMVIFLDVTWDSWKERLHLLMDSRPVLQGKSAEEIKELFYNRQSIYSKHHLKVQTDTLNTEEAADYIVGLLPSLSL from the coding sequence ATGAATAGCACGGATAGATTGCTCAAAGAAAAAAGCATTGTCTTTATCGGGTTTATGGGTGCAGGTAAAACGACGATTGGTAAACTCGTTGCCAACAAATTATCCCGTCAGTTTATCGATATCGATAAAGAAATTGAAACTGAATACAAGATGACCACATCAGCATTTTTCAAAACGTATGGAGAACAAGCATTTAGGCAAAAGGAAAAAAGTCTTATTTCTCAGTTCTCTCATCAACCAGGCAAGGTTATCTCCGTCGGGGGAGGCGCTTTTTTACAAGAAGAAGTTCAACAGATTTGCTTATCTAATAGTATGGTCATCTTTCTCGATGTAACATGGGATTCTTGGAAAGAAAGACTCCATTTACTTATGGATAGTCGTCCAGTTTTACAAGGGAAATCCGCGGAAGAAATAAAAGAACTTTTTTACAACAGGCAAAGTATCTATTCTAAGCACCATTTAAAAGTGCAAACAGATACACTCAACACTGAAGAAGCTGCTGATTACATTGTTGGATTATTACCATCCTTAAGTTTATAA
- a CDS encoding putative thiazole-containing bacteriocin maturation protein, translating into MELTSSMKLKVKRDTFFLPEHTRGVYFRNNISSFRMEGPTIAQWVETLLPMFNGEHTLGELTAGLPSTYKNMVMDIADVLYKNEFVRDMSHERPHQLKEEVLIKHASQIQFLENMIDSGAYHFQMFRQKKVLAVGSGHLFVSLVSALLDSGLPAFHTFITEKVPTNKKRLSELVTHAAKSDTEVKVENISRNFEGNSFWRELVRPFDAILYVSQEEGDGDELSSLQAACKEEKKVFFPAIILNQMGIAGPIVTQEVVGSWDLVRRQLHQSVLREEPGFSAFSVTAGAMLANILAFELFKKLTGVTKPEETNQFYLLDSETLEGKWHRYLPHPLVTGSAQVKWVEDADGRLGNRSTRMDEGNLFLLFSRLTSPQSGIFHSWEEGELKQLPLAQCRVQVVNPLSEGFAELLPEIICSDLTHKEARREAGLSGIEGYSAEIIKQYKPSLSSEKFLGIGTGETFAECVCRGLQKWLNVEFTKHAYSQENTADSVVLDTVEDERCRYYLQALTTIAGIPKIARGKNVAGFPVIWVNTKDSWYGSIGVTLTFALRNALQQALMNYQNNTNQKKGFVIVEEKEPQMLMIPVCDRDSQYEDLQNAKEILVQNHKQLEILELEWELVKTELAGILGVTVREEEFG; encoded by the coding sequence ATGGAATTGACCTCTTCTATGAAGTTGAAAGTGAAACGAGACACGTTTTTTCTCCCAGAACACACGAGAGGTGTGTATTTTCGGAATAATATCAGTTCATTTCGTATGGAGGGACCTACGATTGCTCAGTGGGTTGAAACGCTGTTACCGATGTTTAACGGAGAACATACATTGGGCGAGTTAACAGCTGGATTGCCAAGCACATACAAAAATATGGTGATGGATATAGCTGATGTTTTATACAAAAATGAATTTGTCCGGGATATGAGTCATGAGCGTCCACATCAATTGAAGGAAGAGGTTTTGATTAAGCATGCCTCGCAAATTCAATTTTTAGAAAACATGATTGATTCTGGTGCCTATCACTTTCAAATGTTTCGCCAGAAAAAAGTATTAGCAGTTGGTTCAGGGCATTTATTTGTTTCTTTGGTTTCGGCTTTGCTGGACTCGGGCTTGCCTGCCTTCCATACGTTTATTACAGAAAAAGTACCCACAAATAAAAAACGCTTGAGTGAACTTGTAACACATGCAGCTAAGAGTGATACCGAAGTAAAGGTTGAAAACATCTCCCGGAATTTCGAAGGAAATAGTTTTTGGCGGGAGTTGGTAAGGCCATTTGATGCAATCTTGTATGTGTCTCAGGAAGAAGGGGATGGTGATGAATTAAGCAGTCTGCAAGCTGCATGTAAAGAAGAAAAGAAAGTGTTTTTCCCAGCAATCATCCTTAATCAGATGGGGATAGCGGGTCCAATAGTTACTCAAGAAGTGGTTGGTTCTTGGGATTTGGTGCGGCGTCAACTACACCAATCGGTGCTAAGGGAAGAACCAGGTTTTTCTGCTTTTTCTGTTACAGCGGGAGCTATGTTGGCGAACATTCTTGCTTTTGAATTGTTTAAAAAGCTAACAGGGGTCACGAAACCCGAAGAAACGAATCAGTTTTATCTGCTTGATTCGGAGACGTTAGAAGGAAAGTGGCATCGCTATCTTCCGCACCCGTTGGTGACAGGTAGTGCACAAGTAAAATGGGTAGAAGATGCTGATGGAAGGCTTGGAAATAGGTCAACAAGAATGGATGAGGGAAACTTATTTCTACTCTTTAGCCGGTTGACCTCACCGCAATCAGGGATCTTCCATAGTTGGGAAGAAGGAGAGTTAAAGCAGCTTCCGCTTGCTCAGTGCCGTGTCCAGGTAGTTAATCCGTTGTCGGAAGGATTCGCTGAACTGCTGCCGGAAATCATTTGTTCGGATTTGACGCATAAGGAAGCACGAAGAGAAGCAGGACTTTCAGGAATTGAAGGGTATTCGGCAGAAATCATCAAACAGTACAAACCAAGTCTTTCGTCTGAAAAATTTCTAGGGATTGGTACAGGAGAGACATTTGCTGAATGTGTTTGCCGCGGTCTTCAAAAATGGTTGAATGTTGAGTTTACTAAGCATGCATATAGTCAAGAGAATACAGCAGATAGCGTCGTGTTGGACACGGTAGAAGATGAACGCTGTCGCTATTACTTACAAGCACTGACGACAATAGCAGGCATACCAAAGATTGCACGGGGTAAGAATGTTGCTGGTTTCCCAGTAATCTGGGTTAATACGAAAGATAGTTGGTATGGAAGTATAGGGGTAACCCTGACCTTTGCTTTGAGAAATGCGTTACAACAAGCCTTGATGAACTACCAAAATAACACTAATCAAAAGAAAGGATTTGTCATTGTAGAAGAAAAGGAACCGCAAATGTTGATGATACCGGTATGTGATAGGGATTCCCAATATGAGGATCTGCAGAATGCTAAAGAAATTTTAGTACAGAACCATAAACAGTTAGAGATCCTTGAACTTGAGTGGGAGTTAGTTAAAACAGAATTGGCTGGGATATTGGGCGTGACGGTACGAGAGGAGGAATTCGGGTGA
- a CDS encoding heterocycloanthracin/sonorensin family bacteriocin yields the protein MNEFQNQLQMLNVDQFQASQPVQWGQDPSGQWVQNPNGMEDSRLIGFGFGCFFCFGCFGCGGCGGCGRCGGCGRCGRCGR from the coding sequence ATGAATGAGTTCCAAAATCAACTGCAAATGTTAAATGTGGATCAGTTTCAGGCTAGTCAGCCCGTTCAATGGGGGCAAGACCCTTCTGGACAATGGGTGCAAAACCCTAATGGAATGGAAGATTCTCGTCTGATTGGTTTTGGCTTTGGCTGCTTTTTCTGTTTTGGCTGTTTTGGCTGCGGAGGTTGTGGTGGTTGTGGAAGATGCGGCGGCTGCGGACGTTGTGGAAGATGTGGTAGATAA
- a CDS encoding ABC transporter substrate-binding protein has translation MKREFRKTRKGIILVVMALSLLLAACSKDNESSSGTSSEKLTPIKLQLKWVPQAQFAGYFVAMEKGYFKDEGLDVTIVPGGPDIVPEQQVSNGAANIGIGWVASLLPHQEQGLPLVQIAQMYQKSGLLLVSKKEKGIQTAEDLAGKKIGNWMGGNEFELLALFDKYGYDQNKDLSFVKQGFTMDQFLGGDLDAASAMTYNEYQVVLEEGISESDLTVIDMNDEGVAMLEDNLFANKEWLSENKEVAAKFLRASIKGWKDAVENQEYAVDAVMKAAEGGSTSKDHQLKMMSEVAKLVVPEGFDAEKIGAIDDAMFKQTADIAHEFGVIEKPANLDDAYTHEILEMAAGK, from the coding sequence TTGAAAAGGGAATTTAGAAAAACGCGCAAAGGCATTATTTTAGTTGTGATGGCCCTTAGTTTACTGTTGGCAGCCTGTAGTAAAGATAATGAGTCATCTTCAGGAACTTCCTCAGAAAAACTCACACCAATAAAGTTACAGTTGAAATGGGTACCGCAAGCACAGTTTGCTGGTTATTTTGTCGCTATGGAGAAGGGCTACTTTAAAGATGAGGGACTTGATGTAACGATTGTACCGGGTGGTCCTGATATCGTTCCTGAACAGCAAGTGTCAAATGGTGCTGCAAATATAGGGATTGGTTGGGTAGCTAGCTTATTACCCCATCAAGAACAGGGACTGCCCTTAGTTCAGATTGCCCAAATGTATCAAAAAAGCGGGTTACTTCTCGTATCTAAAAAAGAAAAAGGAATTCAGACAGCAGAGGACTTAGCAGGGAAAAAGATTGGTAACTGGATGGGTGGTAATGAATTTGAACTATTAGCGTTATTTGATAAATATGGATACGACCAAAACAAAGACCTTTCTTTTGTGAAGCAAGGGTTTACGATGGATCAATTTTTAGGCGGGGATTTAGATGCGGCTTCAGCGATGACCTATAACGAATACCAGGTAGTGCTTGAAGAAGGTATTTCTGAAAGTGATCTAACAGTGATTGATATGAATGATGAAGGTGTAGCCATGCTTGAGGATAATTTATTTGCAAATAAAGAATGGCTTTCTGAGAATAAAGAAGTCGCAGCTAAGTTTCTCCGTGCATCCATTAAAGGGTGGAAAGATGCGGTGGAGAATCAAGAATATGCAGTGGATGCTGTGATGAAGGCTGCAGAAGGAGGAAGTACATCTAAAGACCATCAGTTGAAAATGATGAGTGAAGTAGCTAAACTCGTTGTGCCTGAGGGTTTTGATGCAGAGAAAATTGGTGCCATCGATGATGCGATGTTTAAACAGACAGCTGATATTGCACATGAATTCGGCGTAATAGAAAAACCGGCTAATCTTGACGATGCATATACTCACGAAATTTTGGAGATGGCAGCTGGTAAATAG
- a CDS encoding TOMM precursor leader peptide-binding protein, giving the protein MKTVLVIGEGVLTDYVYKDLSSQYQVIRRSDFETYVPEKVDLALVLADGWNPTIHQKAEKILGEMEIPWLRGFTVFGEGVIGPLVRPSIPGCSQCADLRYLMAGRDRKEMWELRQQQLHGNRGKEGVGASNAGLLQTALIIVAEVHQIMIGAQAKSEGRVALINLKNLNASWHSFLPDPVCPVCSERAEDSSGRARILLQASPKIPDSYRSRSIKELSKFLASDYLDQRMGFLNNKMIDLVPPFADASVNLPLFNGDEGAAGRTNSYAISEMTAILEGLERYCGIEPRGKRTMIRDSYRNVKDYALDPKKIGVHSTEQYEQPDFPFKPFNPDKPIHWVWGYSFLQERSILIPELLAYYSLGCGEGFVYETSNGCALGGSLEEAILYGIFEVVERDSFLLTWYAELPLPRLDPYSAEDEELRLMIDRARAAGGYDIYLYNATMEHGIPSVWALAKNRKKKGLNMICAAGAHLDPIRAAKSAVHELAGMMLTLDEKFEGNQMKWEKMFLDSSLVQQMDDHGMLFGLKQTEERLHFLLDESRPLRTFAEEFTNIVNHSDLTDDLEDILQRFRQLNLEVVVVNQTTPELKRNDLHCVKVLVPGMLPMTFGHHLTRVTGLERVLQVPMDLGYVNEALTIDQLNPHPHPFP; this is encoded by the coding sequence GTGAAAACGGTTTTGGTAATCGGGGAAGGCGTTCTAACAGATTATGTATACAAAGACCTGTCCAGCCAATACCAAGTTATTCGCCGAAGTGATTTCGAAACATACGTACCAGAAAAAGTAGATTTGGCTCTAGTACTCGCTGACGGCTGGAACCCCACTATTCATCAAAAAGCTGAAAAAATACTAGGGGAAATGGAGATTCCTTGGCTTAGGGGGTTTACTGTATTTGGCGAGGGAGTAATCGGTCCATTGGTTCGTCCTTCTATTCCAGGTTGTTCGCAGTGTGCAGACCTTAGATATCTTATGGCGGGGCGTGATCGAAAAGAGATGTGGGAACTGCGGCAGCAGCAACTACACGGTAATCGAGGTAAAGAGGGAGTGGGGGCTTCTAATGCGGGTCTGTTACAAACAGCTCTTATAATCGTAGCTGAGGTTCACCAGATAATGATAGGTGCTCAGGCTAAATCAGAGGGACGTGTTGCTTTAATTAATCTAAAAAACTTGAATGCTTCCTGGCATTCGTTTCTTCCTGATCCTGTGTGTCCAGTTTGTAGTGAACGAGCGGAGGATTCCTCCGGCAGGGCTCGGATTTTGTTACAAGCAAGTCCCAAGATTCCCGATAGTTATCGGAGCCGATCAATTAAAGAATTGAGTAAGTTTCTTGCTTCAGACTATTTGGATCAACGAATGGGTTTCTTAAACAATAAAATGATAGATTTGGTCCCTCCTTTTGCTGATGCAAGTGTTAACTTACCCTTGTTCAATGGAGATGAGGGAGCAGCCGGACGGACAAATTCATATGCCATCAGCGAGATGACCGCCATTTTAGAGGGATTGGAACGATATTGTGGGATAGAGCCCCGGGGCAAGAGGACGATGATTCGGGATAGCTATCGGAATGTGAAGGATTATGCACTTGATCCTAAGAAAATTGGTGTTCATTCAACGGAACAGTATGAACAGCCTGATTTTCCATTCAAACCGTTTAATCCTGATAAACCGATTCATTGGGTATGGGGCTATTCGTTTTTACAAGAGCGGTCTATTTTAATTCCGGAATTGCTTGCCTATTACAGCTTAGGCTGCGGGGAGGGCTTTGTGTATGAAACGTCAAATGGCTGTGCTTTAGGCGGGAGCTTGGAGGAGGCCATTTTATACGGAATTTTTGAAGTTGTGGAACGGGATTCCTTTCTATTGACTTGGTATGCAGAACTGCCGCTTCCACGTCTGGATCCTTATTCTGCGGAGGATGAAGAATTACGATTAATGATCGACAGGGCTCGTGCCGCTGGCGGATATGATATCTATTTGTATAACGCAACCATGGAACATGGAATTCCAAGTGTATGGGCATTAGCCAAAAACAGAAAGAAAAAAGGGCTGAATATGATTTGTGCGGCTGGAGCTCACCTCGATCCGATACGGGCAGCAAAAAGTGCTGTGCACGAATTGGCTGGCATGATGCTGACACTTGATGAGAAATTTGAGGGAAATCAAATGAAGTGGGAGAAGATGTTTTTAGATTCCTCACTGGTTCAGCAGATGGATGATCATGGGATGCTATTTGGATTAAAACAAACAGAAGAGCGATTACACTTTTTGCTGGATGAAAGTCGACCACTGCGAACATTTGCTGAGGAGTTTACGAACATCGTAAACCACTCGGACTTGACGGATGATTTAGAGGACATCCTTCAACGTTTTCGTCAGTTGAACCTTGAAGTGGTGGTGGTGAACCAAACCACGCCGGAATTAAAACGGAATGACTTACATTGTGTGAAGGTACTGGTTCCTGGCATGCTTCCGATGACATTCGGTCACCATCTCACCCGTGTTACAGGGCTTGAAAGAGTATTACAGGTGCCAATGGATCTCGGCTATGTCAATGAAGCGCTAACGATAGATCAACTAAACCCGCATCCGCATCCATTTCCATAA